One region of Desulfitobacterium chlororespirans DSM 11544 genomic DNA includes:
- the glpX gene encoding class II fructose-bisphosphatase, with translation MERELTMEFARVTEAAALASARWVGRGNKEAADDAAVQAMRSVFDTIRMQGTVVIGEGEMDEAPMLYIGEKVGSGEAPELDVAVDPLEGTNSVAKGLAGAIAVVAIARKGGLLHAPDMYMDKIAVGPLAKGKIHLDAPVQENLANVARALGKSMDDLTVVILDRPRHEKIIHDVREAGARIRLITDGDVSPAVACAIEGTGVDVMMGIGGAPEGVLAAAALRCLGGEMQGRLWPENEEDILRAQKLGVSDVAKLLTMDDLVCSDDVFFAATGITEGPLLKGVHFTSQGALTHTVVMRGKTGTVRFIEARHSFDKKPAYAMKGAV, from the coding sequence ATGGAACGGGAACTCACCATGGAGTTTGCCCGGGTTACGGAGGCAGCAGCGCTGGCTTCGGCCCGTTGGGTTGGCCGCGGGAATAAAGAAGCCGCAGATGATGCGGCAGTACAAGCCATGCGCTCCGTGTTTGACACGATTCGCATGCAGGGAACGGTGGTCATTGGCGAAGGGGAAATGGATGAAGCCCCCATGCTCTATATCGGTGAAAAAGTGGGAAGCGGCGAAGCTCCGGAATTGGATGTGGCCGTCGATCCCCTGGAAGGAACGAATAGCGTCGCCAAGGGCTTAGCCGGCGCCATTGCGGTGGTTGCTATCGCTAGAAAAGGCGGTCTCTTGCATGCCCCGGATATGTATATGGACAAAATCGCCGTCGGACCCCTGGCCAAAGGCAAAATACACTTGGATGCCCCTGTCCAGGAGAATTTGGCCAATGTGGCCCGGGCTCTGGGCAAGAGTATGGATGACCTTACCGTAGTTATCCTGGACCGCCCCCGTCATGAGAAGATCATTCATGACGTCCGGGAGGCGGGAGCCCGGATTCGCCTGATCACGGATGGTGATGTATCTCCGGCGGTGGCTTGTGCTATTGAAGGAACCGGGGTAGATGTGATGATGGGAATCGGCGGAGCTCCGGAAGGGGTACTGGCGGCAGCTGCCTTGCGGTGTTTAGGCGGAGAGATGCAAGGAAGGCTTTGGCCGGAGAATGAGGAGGATATCCTGCGGGCTCAGAAGTTAGGAGTCAGTGATGTCGCTAAACTGTTAACGATGGATGATCTGGTTTGTTCTGATGATGTCTTTTTTGCGGCTACCGGTATCACCGAAGGCCCGTTGCTTAAGGGTGTGCATTTTACTTCCCAGGGAGCCCTGACCCATACTGTGGTGATGCGTGGGAAAACAGGGACAGTCCGCTTTATTGAGGCGCGGCATAGTTTTGACAAAAAGCCCGCCTATGCCATGAAGGGTGCTGTGTAG
- the fsa gene encoding fructose-6-phosphate aldolase: protein MEFLLDSANPEEIRQAWAMGVIGGITTNPSLVAKEGRDFHQLLQELVQIVDGPISAEVIALDAEGMLGEARELAAMHPNIVVKIPMTEDGLKAVKVLKAEDIKTNVTLVFSAVQALLAARAGATYVSPFLGRLDDIGENGLLLLADICEVFGVHGLETKVIAASIRNPVHVTEAAKIGADYATVPFNVLCQLFKHPLTEAGIEKFLADWQKLK, encoded by the coding sequence ATGGAGTTTTTATTGGATTCAGCCAACCCGGAGGAGATCAGGCAGGCGTGGGCCATGGGGGTTATCGGAGGGATAACCACTAATCCCAGCTTGGTGGCCAAAGAAGGCAGGGATTTTCACCAGCTTTTGCAGGAACTTGTGCAGATTGTTGACGGCCCCATCAGTGCCGAAGTTATCGCTTTGGACGCCGAAGGAATGCTGGGGGAGGCCCGGGAGCTTGCTGCTATGCACCCCAATATCGTCGTCAAAATTCCCATGACGGAAGATGGGCTCAAAGCGGTCAAGGTCCTGAAGGCCGAAGACATTAAAACCAATGTGACCTTAGTTTTTTCAGCGGTGCAGGCTTTGCTGGCCGCTCGGGCGGGAGCCACCTATGTCAGCCCCTTTCTGGGCAGACTGGACGATATCGGTGAAAATGGCCTGCTTTTATTGGCTGACATTTGTGAGGTATTTGGAGTCCATGGACTGGAGACGAAAGTCATCGCCGCCAGCATCCGCAACCCCGTTCATGTGACGGAAGCAGCCAAGATCGGTGCGGATTATGCCACCGTGCCCTTCAATGTTTTGTGCCAGCTCTTTAAGCATCCCTTGACTGAGGCGGGCATTGAGAAGTTTTTAGCCGATTGGCAAAAGCTTAAATAG
- a CDS encoding class II fructose-1,6-bisphosphate aldolase: MSLVSMAQLLLDAQQGQYAVGAFNCNNMEIVQAIVSAAEAEKSPVIVQASQGAIKYAGIEYITAMTRLAAEKASVSVALHLDHGTSFAQIMSCVRNSFTSVMIDGSKLPLEENIALTNKVIEAVRPLGISVEAELGKIGGTEDDITVSEKEALFTDPAEAERFVSETKVDALAIAIGTAHGQYKGVPELDFQRLTEIRRRVNVPIVLHGSSGVPDEAIQKAISLGVCKVNIDTNIREAFVAAARKVMVDHPQEIDPRKMLGPAREATVAIIREKIRLFGSSGKA; the protein is encoded by the coding sequence ATGAGTTTAGTATCAATGGCTCAGCTTTTACTCGACGCCCAGCAGGGGCAATACGCCGTGGGGGCATTTAACTGCAATAATATGGAGATTGTTCAAGCCATTGTCAGTGCGGCTGAAGCGGAAAAATCCCCGGTTATTGTTCAAGCCAGCCAGGGAGCTATTAAATATGCGGGAATTGAATATATTACCGCCATGACCCGCTTAGCGGCTGAAAAAGCCAGCGTTTCTGTGGCCCTTCATCTCGATCATGGAACCAGCTTCGCTCAAATTATGAGCTGTGTAAGGAACTCCTTTACTTCTGTTATGATTGACGGTTCAAAGCTTCCCTTGGAAGAGAATATAGCCTTAACCAATAAAGTCATCGAAGCAGTCCGGCCCCTTGGCATCTCCGTTGAGGCCGAATTGGGCAAAATCGGCGGAACGGAAGACGATATCACCGTCAGTGAGAAAGAAGCTCTCTTTACGGATCCAGCTGAAGCCGAGCGCTTTGTCAGTGAGACGAAAGTGGATGCCCTGGCTATTGCCATCGGTACTGCCCATGGTCAATATAAAGGAGTACCTGAGCTTGATTTTCAACGCTTGACAGAGATTCGCAGGAGGGTTAATGTTCCCATCGTGCTCCATGGCTCGTCGGGAGTGCCGGACGAAGCCATCCAAAAAGCCATTTCCCTGGGGGTATGCAAAGTCAATATCGATACCAACATCCGGGAGGCCTTCGTAGCTGCTGCCCGTAAGGTAATGGTTGATCATCCCCAAGAGATTGATCCCAGAAAAATGCTCGGACCGGCTCGGGAAGCCACTGTCGCGATCATCAGAGAGAAGATCCGGCTCTTCGGGAGCAGCGGGAAAGCCTAA
- a CDS encoding response regulator: MANILVVDDQMRVRRLLFETFKEEGHLVKMAENGNEALRVLEGYKPDLIIMDMKMPEMNGIDTLKEIRTFNQDVQVIMMTAYGDAQTMERAQEQGVRHYISKPFDLFELRDVVRDLLK; encoded by the coding sequence ATGGCTAATATTTTGGTTGTAGATGACCAAATGAGGGTACGAAGACTCCTCTTTGAAACGTTCAAAGAGGAAGGTCATCTAGTTAAAATGGCAGAGAATGGCAACGAAGCCCTGCGTGTACTTGAGGGCTACAAGCCGGACTTAATTATTATGGATATGAAAATGCCGGAAATGAATGGGATCGATACCCTTAAGGAGATTCGTACCTTTAATCAGGATGTTCAGGTTATCATGATGACTGCTTATGGTGACGCACAGACTATGGAAAGAGCACAAGAGCAAGGGGTAAGGCATTACATCAGCAAGCCTTTCGATCTGTTTGAGCTGCGGGATGTGGTTCGTGATCTGCTTAAATAA
- the alr gene encoding alanine racemase encodes MSDAWIDINLDAIANNYREVTQHLSPAARVMAVVKADAYGLGAVPVAQTLQKLGCPAFAVTTVEEGLILRQHGVEGIILVLGPASAEQMAEALASDLQLTLSDFHMLREWEAVAAELGKEVKVHLKLETGMGRTGFFAKEWEELAAQLKQSPHITPVGVYTHLARAAQRDRAYTRQQVESFQRGVNLLEQQGFAGLWKHVCNSAAFLDYPDWHYDFIRTGTLLIGHFPATAFAGKLKLQDPWLAKARIVSLRRVPKGTFVGYQSIYRTKAETQLAVIPVGYADGFGVQPHFVPQGVWDFIKIVIKNFLALCRIYIGQESVILQGYRVPVAGKIGMQLTVLDVGNLPCETGDEVILPLRRTQANPRLLRQYWSEKRLIAKRHIKEGFLQSYPEYP; translated from the coding sequence ATGAGTGACGCATGGATCGATATCAACCTGGATGCCATAGCGAATAATTACCGGGAAGTAACTCAGCATCTCAGCCCGGCTGCCCGGGTCATGGCCGTCGTTAAAGCCGACGCCTATGGCTTAGGGGCTGTTCCTGTCGCCCAAACCCTTCAGAAGCTGGGCTGTCCGGCTTTTGCGGTGACCACCGTGGAAGAAGGTCTTATTCTGCGCCAACACGGGGTAGAGGGCATTATATTGGTCTTAGGGCCGGCATCTGCGGAGCAAATGGCGGAGGCTCTGGCAAGCGACCTGCAGCTGACTCTGTCGGATTTTCATATGCTGAGGGAATGGGAAGCTGTTGCCGCTGAGTTGGGCAAAGAAGTTAAGGTTCATCTTAAGCTGGAGACAGGCATGGGCAGGACCGGCTTCTTCGCAAAGGAGTGGGAAGAACTTGCCGCACAGCTGAAGCAATCTCCCCACATTACTCCGGTGGGTGTCTATACCCACCTGGCCCGGGCTGCGCAACGGGATCGGGCTTATACCCGGCAGCAAGTGGAAAGCTTTCAGAGAGGAGTAAACCTTCTCGAGCAACAAGGTTTTGCCGGCTTGTGGAAGCATGTGTGCAACAGTGCTGCTTTTTTGGACTATCCTGACTGGCATTATGATTTTATTCGGACAGGAACTCTTTTGATCGGCCACTTCCCCGCTACAGCCTTTGCCGGTAAGCTTAAACTGCAGGATCCATGGCTTGCCAAGGCTCGCATTGTCAGTCTGCGCCGGGTGCCTAAAGGAACTTTTGTCGGCTACCAGAGCATTTATCGAACCAAGGCAGAGACCCAGTTGGCGGTGATTCCTGTGGGCTATGCCGACGGGTTCGGTGTTCAGCCTCATTTTGTTCCCCAAGGAGTATGGGACTTTATTAAGATTGTCATTAAGAATTTTTTAGCCCTTTGCCGAATCTATATCGGCCAAGAGAGCGTAATTTTACAGGGATACAGGGTTCCTGTGGCCGGAAAAATCGGCATGCAGTTAACGGTTCTTGACGTAGGAAACCTGCCTTGTGAAACTGGAGATGAAGTGATTCTGCCTCTGCGCAGGACCCAAGCCAATCCGCGATTATTGCGACAATATTGGTCTGAAAAAAGATTAATCGCGAAACGTCATATAAAAGAAGGATTTTTACAATCTTATCCAGAATATCCATAA
- a CDS encoding lipid II:glycine glycyltransferase FemX, translating into MPYTARLIDDAAKERFDQFMARHAKGHVLQTWGWGELKSKTGWKPWRLALEDRGEIVAAISILERKIPVVGIPIFYASRGPVLDWADHELFDALLLEIKKLAKKRGAIFLKIDPDIPSADQDLEDYLKSRGFRSAETGKGFEGVQPKYVFRLDISPDEETLMAQMHQKTRYNVKLATKKGVVIRVGTKEDLPAFYRVLKETTERDKFLVRAYSYFEDMYDELHAAGMAELFIAEYEGQIIAGTLALIIGEKAWYLYGASSNSHRNVMPNYLIQWEMIRWAKAKGCTLYDFRGVPGHLTEDNPLYGLYRFKKGFNGEYTEFIGEWDLVYRPVVYFLWNTLEPVYSDLVKGVIGKLRRRNKG; encoded by the coding sequence ATGCCTTATACTGCAAGGTTAATAGATGACGCTGCAAAAGAGCGTTTTGATCAATTTATGGCTCGTCACGCCAAGGGTCATGTGCTGCAGACCTGGGGCTGGGGAGAGCTCAAAAGCAAAACCGGCTGGAAACCATGGCGCTTAGCCCTGGAAGACCGCGGCGAAATCGTCGCCGCTATCTCCATTCTCGAGCGCAAGATACCTGTTGTGGGAATTCCGATCTTTTATGCTTCCCGGGGACCTGTTCTCGATTGGGCTGATCATGAATTGTTTGATGCCCTGCTTCTGGAGATTAAAAAGCTGGCCAAAAAGCGAGGGGCTATTTTTCTGAAAATCGACCCGGATATTCCTTCTGCAGATCAAGATTTAGAAGATTATCTGAAAAGCCGGGGGTTCCGCAGTGCGGAAACCGGCAAAGGTTTTGAAGGAGTCCAGCCTAAATACGTCTTTCGTCTGGATATCTCTCCTGATGAGGAGACGCTTATGGCGCAAATGCACCAGAAGACCCGCTATAATGTTAAATTGGCCACGAAAAAAGGAGTCGTCATCCGCGTCGGCACGAAAGAAGATTTGCCCGCTTTTTATCGAGTGCTTAAAGAAACGACGGAGCGGGATAAATTCCTGGTCCGGGCCTACTCCTATTTTGAAGATATGTATGATGAACTTCATGCCGCCGGCATGGCGGAGCTGTTCATCGCCGAATATGAAGGACAGATCATTGCAGGCACCTTAGCCCTGATTATCGGAGAAAAAGCCTGGTATCTCTATGGCGCCTCCTCCAATTCTCATAGAAATGTTATGCCCAATTATCTGATTCAATGGGAAATGATCCGCTGGGCCAAAGCCAAAGGCTGCACCCTTTATGATTTTCGTGGGGTACCCGGCCATCTCACCGAAGACAATCCCCTCTACGGCCTTTACCGTTTCAAAAAAGGCTTCAACGGCGAGTATACCGAATTCATCGGCGAATGGGATTTGGTCTATCGTCCTGTGGTCTACTTCCTCTGGAACACCCTTGAGCCGGTGTACTCTGATCTGGTTAAAGGAGTGATTGGCAAATTGCGGCGGAGAAATAAGGGATAA
- a CDS encoding CTP synthase gives MTKFIFVTGGVVSSLGKGITASALGCLLKNRGLSVAIQKFDPYINIDPGTMSPYQHGEVFVTDDGAETDLDLGHYERFIDVPVSKNSNVTTGKIYWSVLNKERRGDYLGGTVQVIPHITNEIKERIYRVARENHPDIVITEIGGTVGDIESLPYLEAIRQMRSDIGRENVLYLHVTLIPYLNASGELKTKPTQHSVKELRGIGIQPNILVCRTEHAISEDMKEKLALFCDIDREAIIQMVDAKSIYEVPLNILEEGMDDIVLKMLGLEAPPADMTEWRAMVDRINNPQSETEIAIVGKYVELPDAYLSVAEALRHAGIEHLAKVKIRWVNSEEIEGSSAAELLKGVSGILVPGGFGNRGIEGKIEAIRYARENKVPFLGICLGMQTAVIEFARNVCGMNNANSSEFDVDTPYPVIDLLPEQKEIEDKGGTMRLGISPVKLIEDTKVSSIYQDEVIYERHRHRYEVNNQFRAELEKGGLKFSGTSPDGRLVEITEYPDHPWFVASQFHPEFKSRPYRSHPLFREFVKATLTNR, from the coding sequence ATGACGAAGTTTATTTTTGTCACAGGTGGTGTAGTATCCTCCTTGGGAAAGGGGATCACGGCATCCGCTCTGGGGTGCCTGCTCAAAAATAGGGGATTAAGTGTTGCTATTCAAAAATTTGATCCCTATATTAACATTGACCCAGGGACGATGAGCCCTTACCAACATGGTGAAGTTTTTGTCACCGATGATGGAGCGGAGACGGATTTAGACCTTGGGCATTACGAGCGTTTCATTGATGTACCTGTGTCTAAAAATAGCAATGTGACCACAGGAAAAATCTACTGGTCCGTCCTCAACAAAGAAAGACGGGGGGACTACTTAGGGGGAACGGTACAGGTCATCCCTCATATTACCAACGAAATCAAAGAACGCATCTATCGGGTGGCCCGTGAAAATCACCCGGATATTGTGATCACAGAGATTGGCGGTACCGTTGGCGATATTGAATCCCTGCCTTACTTAGAAGCGATTCGCCAAATGCGCAGCGATATCGGCCGGGAGAATGTCCTTTATCTGCATGTGACCCTTATTCCCTATCTGAATGCTTCAGGTGAGCTCAAGACAAAGCCTACCCAGCACTCCGTTAAAGAGCTGCGGGGAATCGGTATTCAGCCTAATATTCTGGTTTGCCGCACCGAACATGCCATTTCCGAGGATATGAAGGAAAAGCTGGCCCTTTTCTGTGATATCGATCGTGAAGCCATTATTCAAATGGTGGATGCCAAGAGCATTTATGAAGTTCCCTTAAATATTTTAGAAGAAGGCATGGATGATATCGTCCTTAAGATGCTGGGCCTTGAAGCGCCTCCTGCGGATATGACTGAGTGGAGGGCTATGGTCGATCGGATCAATAATCCTCAGAGTGAAACGGAAATTGCCATCGTCGGCAAGTATGTGGAGCTTCCCGATGCCTATTTGAGTGTGGCCGAAGCCTTGCGTCATGCCGGAATTGAACATCTGGCGAAAGTTAAGATACGCTGGGTCAACTCGGAAGAGATTGAAGGATCTTCAGCCGCAGAGCTGCTTAAGGGTGTATCCGGGATTCTGGTTCCCGGCGGTTTTGGCAACCGGGGCATCGAAGGTAAGATTGAAGCCATTCGCTATGCCCGGGAAAATAAAGTACCCTTCTTAGGAATTTGCTTAGGCATGCAGACGGCGGTCATTGAATTTGCCCGGAATGTATGCGGCATGAACAACGCCAACAGCTCTGAATTCGATGTGGACACGCCTTATCCTGTCATTGACCTCCTCCCTGAACAGAAGGAGATTGAAGATAAGGGAGGAACCATGCGCTTAGGAATCTCTCCTGTCAAGCTTATCGAGGACACGAAGGTCAGCTCCATTTACCAGGACGAAGTGATCTATGAGCGCCATCGTCATCGCTATGAAGTAAATAATCAATTCCGCGCGGAATTGGAAAAGGGCGGTCTGAAATTCTCAGGAACCTCACCCGACGGGCGCCTTGTCGAAATCACAGAATATCCGGATCATCCCTGGTTTGTGGCGTCTCAGTTCCATCCGGAATTTAAATCCCGTCCTTATCGTTCCCATCCTCTTTTCAGAGAGTTTGTCAAAGCCACATTGACCAATAGATAA
- the rpoE gene encoding DNA-directed RNA polymerase subunit delta, with product MKGGVKLTHSLTQKVKLSDEDMAYEILASQGRAMHYQDLIMEVLTRQERPQDPAAISGVLTHINLDARFAYAGNGEWGLKVWVPSKSSRKLPTITLLNKGLPYDDDNQELELDLEGKDVLFDDGEDGGEEDAELEEGSFNNEESW from the coding sequence ATGAAGGGCGGTGTAAAATTGACCCATTCCTTAACACAGAAAGTAAAGCTCTCTGATGAAGATATGGCTTATGAGATTCTTGCCTCCCAAGGGCGAGCCATGCATTACCAGGATTTGATCATGGAAGTGCTCACACGGCAGGAGCGTCCGCAAGATCCGGCTGCCATCTCGGGCGTATTGACCCATATCAATTTAGATGCCCGCTTTGCCTATGCAGGCAATGGAGAGTGGGGACTTAAAGTCTGGGTTCCCAGCAAAAGTTCACGGAAACTGCCAACCATCACCTTATTGAATAAAGGATTGCCCTATGATGATGATAACCAGGAACTGGAGTTGGATTTGGAGGGCAAGGATGTCCTTTTCGATGACGGTGAAGATGGTGGGGAAGAAGATGCAGAGCTCGAAGAGGGCTCCTTTAACAACGAAGAATCCTGGTAA
- the argS gene encoding arginine--tRNA ligase → MSLYINIKDTIYANLAKAALEAQKAGELTFESLPNYVLEEPREKQHGDWATNLAMVLTKQARKAPRDIATILIKYLDTEGTFITASEIAGPGFINFRLDPSWLTGVIPEVLNLEADYGKVNLGQGKKVQVEFVSANPTGLLHMGNARGAALGDSLASLLAMAGYEVSREFYINDAGNQIYNFALSLEARYLQLMGQDVPFPEGGYHGEDLIDTVKGLIEKVGDKYLNVEQELRREFLVRYALEEKLTSIRETLTDMGVHYDCWFSEQSLHDSGFVKDTMEKLEQQGYIYEKEGAQWLKSTLFGDEKDEVVVRGNGTPTYFAADIAYHRNKFERGFDRVINIWGADHHGHVARMKGAMSALGYEPENLQIILMQLVRLIQNGEVVRMSKRSGQYITLRELMDEVGKDAARFFFIMRDPDSTVEFDLDLAKAESSDNPVYYVQYAHARLCSILRQAAEQGYNTAGIPQEEDLKRLQSNEERELLKKIAELPNEIEVAARLTEPHRLARYVLDLAGLFHSFYNSQRVLVDEEGLREARLGLVRSTKQVLANVLGILGVTAPERM, encoded by the coding sequence ATGAGTTTATACATCAATATTAAAGACACTATCTATGCCAATCTGGCCAAAGCTGCGCTGGAGGCCCAAAAAGCAGGTGAGCTTACCTTTGAGAGCTTACCCAATTATGTATTGGAAGAGCCCCGGGAAAAGCAGCATGGTGATTGGGCAACCAATTTAGCCATGGTCCTGACCAAGCAAGCCCGCAAAGCCCCCAGGGATATCGCCACTATTCTGATTAAGTATTTGGACACTGAAGGAACTTTCATTACCGCCAGCGAAATCGCCGGTCCCGGATTTATTAATTTCCGTTTGGATCCCAGCTGGCTCACAGGGGTCATTCCCGAAGTGTTAAACCTGGAGGCAGACTATGGAAAAGTAAACCTTGGCCAAGGGAAAAAAGTTCAAGTGGAATTCGTCAGTGCCAATCCCACCGGACTGCTCCATATGGGCAATGCCCGGGGTGCAGCTTTAGGGGATAGCCTGGCTTCTCTCCTGGCCATGGCTGGTTACGAAGTCAGCCGGGAATTCTACATTAATGATGCAGGCAACCAAATTTATAATTTTGCCCTTTCTTTGGAAGCCCGTTACCTTCAGCTCATGGGTCAGGATGTTCCCTTCCCTGAGGGAGGATACCACGGTGAAGATCTTATCGACACCGTTAAAGGCTTAATCGAAAAAGTGGGGGATAAATACCTCAATGTGGAGCAGGAGCTGCGTCGGGAATTTCTCGTCCGCTATGCTCTGGAGGAGAAGCTGACCAGTATCCGTGAAACCCTTACCGATATGGGTGTTCACTATGATTGTTGGTTCAGTGAGCAATCCTTGCATGACTCCGGATTTGTTAAGGATACCATGGAAAAGCTGGAGCAGCAGGGTTATATCTATGAAAAAGAAGGGGCACAATGGCTGAAATCCACCTTATTCGGAGATGAAAAGGACGAAGTCGTGGTCCGTGGCAATGGGACGCCCACCTATTTTGCCGCAGATATTGCTTACCATCGGAATAAATTTGAACGGGGTTTTGACCGGGTCATCAATATTTGGGGTGCCGACCACCATGGGCATGTCGCTCGTATGAAGGGAGCCATGTCCGCCTTGGGATACGAGCCTGAGAATCTTCAGATCATTTTGATGCAGCTGGTTCGCCTCATTCAGAATGGCGAAGTGGTCCGTATGTCCAAGCGTTCCGGACAATACATTACACTAAGGGAACTGATGGATGAAGTCGGCAAGGATGCTGCCCGCTTCTTCTTTATCATGCGGGATCCTGATTCTACCGTAGAATTCGATTTGGATTTGGCTAAAGCGGAGTCTTCAGATAATCCTGTCTATTATGTCCAATATGCCCATGCACGGCTGTGCAGCATTTTACGCCAGGCTGCCGAGCAGGGCTACAATACAGCAGGAATACCCCAAGAAGAGGATCTGAAGAGACTTCAGAGCAACGAAGAGCGGGAGCTTCTGAAGAAGATTGCCGAATTGCCTAATGAGATTGAAGTGGCTGCCCGTCTGACAGAACCTCATCGTCTGGCCCGCTATGTGCTGGATCTGGCAGGGCTTTTCCACTCCTTCTATAACAGCCAAAGAGTTTTGGTGGATGAGGAAGGATTACGGGAAGCGCGTTTGGGTCTGGTTCGTTCTACCAAGCAGGTCCTGGCTAATGTTTTAGGCATCCTTGGTGTGACGGCTCCGGAAAGAATGTAG
- a CDS encoding DUF1934 domain-containing protein, which translates to MAKEVLIQIASTQSCEEGSEERLEFSAAGTLHKREGSYYIVYRDSATAGTAEVTTSLKVEPAKVTLNRMGAIDQKQIFEQGVRHSSTYVTPQGSLFLEVLTEEMKIDLTEQGGNITLKYNLFFDEQWVSHNSLRINIKEDAPQ; encoded by the coding sequence ATGGCCAAAGAAGTGCTGATTCAGATCGCAAGTACCCAAAGCTGTGAAGAAGGGTCCGAGGAACGACTAGAGTTCTCCGCAGCGGGAACCTTACATAAGCGGGAAGGCAGCTATTATATCGTATATCGCGATTCGGCAACCGCCGGGACGGCTGAGGTAACCACCAGCCTTAAGGTGGAGCCGGCTAAAGTGACCCTTAACCGCATGGGAGCCATTGACCAAAAGCAGATTTTTGAACAGGGAGTCCGCCATAGCTCAACTTATGTCACACCTCAAGGCTCATTATTTCTTGAGGTCCTGACTGAGGAGATGAAGATTGACTTGACAGAGCAGGGCGGAAATATTACTCTAAAATATAATCTTTTTTTTGATGAGCAATGGGTCAGTCATAATTCACTGCGAATTAATATAAAGGAGGACGCTCCTCAATGA
- a CDS encoding PepSY1/2 domain-containing protein, which produces MRRNVWIGILGTALILSLAWGFTEYRQAEQLEKVSTNQYQRSLRDFASHLDQLETDLAKGRVAAASSQRVLYLSQAGSISESAVKDLAQLPAEESGLSYISEFLNRTGDLTRSLAYQISVGHTPTAEDDKNLTDVHERLLAVNQKVQDLVQRVDTEGLAWLDNQSLWNRMVGFWQTGTAEAAAESADGPASSVRSGLDQLNASLQKLPPFSYVGEYESRSVKEPLGLPRDEVDKETALKAAKDFLSKVGYPESNPEFSGVSQGALGVYIFKQNDLFMTVSKRGGKVLIYRDQREFNERTMSAEQAREKVAQTLKALEWNLVLTSTEDFGGYLQLEYVWEESGTRYYPDKLRITVALDNGQIIGYDSTPYYAYHQKRNFTKKLTMEQARAKLRQGFQIKETRTAVIPVMGNKEVMAYEFRGVYKDEEYLVYINAETGIEERIQRIIKTPRGEYLQ; this is translated from the coding sequence ATGCGCAGAAACGTTTGGATTGGAATTTTGGGAACCGCTTTGATCCTCTCCCTGGCTTGGGGATTTACTGAGTATCGGCAAGCGGAACAACTGGAAAAAGTCAGCACAAATCAATATCAGCGTTCTTTACGGGATTTCGCCAGTCATCTGGACCAATTGGAAACAGATTTGGCTAAAGGCCGTGTGGCTGCCGCTTCCAGCCAAAGAGTACTCTACTTAAGCCAGGCGGGAAGCATCAGTGAATCGGCGGTTAAAGATTTAGCTCAGCTTCCGGCTGAAGAAAGCGGCCTGAGTTATATCAGTGAGTTTTTGAATCGCACCGGGGATTTAACACGAAGCCTGGCCTATCAAATCTCAGTGGGGCATACACCCACTGCGGAAGATGATAAAAATCTGACCGATGTTCACGAACGCCTTTTGGCCGTCAATCAAAAGGTACAGGATCTGGTGCAGCGAGTGGATACGGAAGGGCTGGCCTGGCTGGATAATCAGTCTTTATGGAATCGTATGGTAGGCTTTTGGCAGACAGGAACGGCGGAAGCTGCGGCGGAATCAGCCGATGGTCCTGCCAGCTCAGTGCGCTCCGGTCTGGACCAATTGAATGCCAGCCTGCAAAAGCTTCCACCTTTTTCCTATGTGGGCGAATACGAATCCCGCTCTGTAAAAGAACCTCTGGGTCTGCCCCGGGATGAGGTGGATAAGGAGACAGCCTTAAAGGCCGCCAAGGATTTCCTGAGCAAGGTAGGGTACCCGGAAAGCAATCCGGAGTTTTCCGGTGTCAGCCAGGGTGCTTTAGGAGTTTACATCTTTAAACAAAACGATCTCTTCATGACCGTCAGCAAACGGGGCGGTAAAGTGCTGATCTATCGCGATCAACGGGAATTCAACGAGCGGACCATGAGTGCGGAACAAGCCAGGGAAAAGGTGGCCCAGACCCTTAAGGCCTTAGAATGGAATCTCGTGCTGACCTCGACTGAAGACTTTGGTGGCTATCTGCAGCTGGAGTATGTCTGGGAGGAAAGCGGTACACGTTATTACCCAGATAAACTCCGTATCACGGTGGCTCTGGATAACGGACAGATTATCGGCTACGATTCCACCCCTTACTATGCCTATCACCAGAAACGTAATTTCACCAAAAAGCTGACCATGGAACAGGCAAGAGCCAAGCTCAGACAGGGCTTCCAAATCAAAGAGACCCGGACGGCTGTGATTCCGGTCATGGGCAACAAGGAAGTTATGGCTTACGAATTCAGGGGCGTCTATAAGGATGAGGAATATCTTGTTTACATCAATGCGGAGACTGGAATCGAGGAAAGGATTCAGCGCATTATCAAAACCCCTCGAGGAGAGTATCTGCAGTAG